From a region of the Candida albicans SC5314 chromosome 1, complete sequence genome:
- a CDS encoding uncharacterized protein (Ortholog of C. dubliniensis CD36 : Cd36_05200, C. parapsilosis CDC317 : CPAR2_107660, Candida tenuis NRRL Y-1498 : cten_CGOB_00159 and Debaryomyces hansenii CBS767 : DEHA2E07854g) → MPANGSFEKMSRPATAFQKVLDKVGSVFSSTETSRSQHDSQLDDKATNIFSVSSQKLYSKLSKMLKIETRSKNLKMELCNDFGVWGQSIPNLESSAFVKEFSALLNTQTNNQTILQEKMERLKLSLSFVNEREKKQKGLITAKLKLEKQLKEAKAKFGPNASNTILLNEKAEEVDCNLQVVEQQYIRSIINDLKDALIDYAYSMSAAARKAEDSSSSFIQYMTAVENDMVAGSIENDFVRFSPNKYSKLSKRKESKYQSPNLLDGGIVGSGVQQLKVKNYNLPTPQSPCPECKKMSPCIHTDGAKVIQPSQRDNNHQQQHQQVHQQTQLRTFSQPNRNFTVNLQHPSDDSLGNEVPLYTTNRENSMPFSDHWS, encoded by the coding sequence ATGCCAGCAAATGGCTCTTTTGAAAAGATGAGTCGACCTGCAACCGCGTTTCAAAAAGTACTAGACAAAGTTGGATCAGTTTTCAGCTCAACCGAAACTTCACGACTGCAACACGATAGCCAACTTGATGATAAAGCGACTAATATATTTAGTGTTTCTTCACAGAAACTATATCTGAAACTTAGtaaaatgttgaaaataGAAACCAGATCcaaaaatttaaagatGGAATTGTGTAATGACTTTGGTGTTTGGGGACAATCTATACCAAACCTAGAGAGCTCGGCATTTGTAAAAGAATTCAGCGCTTTATTAAACacacaaacaaataatcaaacTATATTACAAGAGAAAATGGAAAGACTTAAGCTAAGTTTGTCGTTTGTTAAtgaaagagagaaaaagcAGAAAGGGTTAATAACGGCAAAACTTAAACTAGAGAAACAATTAAAAGAGGCTAAAGCGAAGTTTGGGCCAAATGCATCAAAcacaatattattaaatgaaaaagcAGAAGAAGTTGATTGTAATTTGCAGGTTGTGGAGCAGCAATACATACGGTCAATcatcaatgatttgaaagatgctttaattgattatgcATATTCCATGAGTGCTGCCGCTAGAAAAGCAGAAGATTCAAGTAGTAGTTTTATCCAGTACATGACTGCAGTAGAAAACGATATGGTTGCTGGAAGCATAGAAAACGATTTTGTCCGATTCTCACCCAACAAATACTCAAAGTTGCTGAAACGGAAAGAATCCAAATATCAACTGCCCAATTTACTTGATGGAGGTATTGTGGGTTCCGGagttcaacaattgaaagtgaaaaattacaaCTTGCCAACACCCCAGTCACCATGTCCGGAATGTAAGAAAATGTCGCCGTGTATACACACGGACGGAGCCAAAGTCATACAACCTTCACAAAGGGACaataatcatcaacaacagcatCAACAAGTGCACCAACAGACCCAGTTACGCACGTTCTCCCAACCAAATCGAAACTTTACAGTGAACTTGCAACATCCATCTGACGACAGTCTTGGAAATGAAGTACCACTATATACTACAAATCGAGAAAACTCAATGCCATTCAGCGACCATTGGAGTTAG
- a CDS encoding uncharacterized protein (Putative protein of unknown function; Hap43p-repressed gene), producing MFKGLHLLTPIVTTGAIIAIPTSNQMIFNESTRKRSFYEDDENVVPIPGTVTPAPATELETLGSNRIIDGISVRSTQSTENLFKSVRKFTESTVDSLNSWADQKYHQYNKTERSVTDTVSSLHSKSEDLLPNSLYILVAVLSGTIAGRTRGVVAKITLPTVFGLTAFKYFLPQTFNNTAGFFWKLEKENAPQIAAQQESAYNSAVGLVHSIEETTESGKKSIENGTKSLKKSIANITGLNLDEEVSKK from the coding sequence ATGTTTAAAGGACTTCATTTACTTACTCCAATTGTCACAACTGGTGCGATCATAGCCATACCCACATCCAATCAAATGATATTCAATGAATCTACCAGAAAACGTAGTTTCTACGAGGACGATGAAAATGTTGTTCCAATTCCAGGAACAGTTACTCCAGCACCTGCTACTGAATTAGAAACTTTGGGATCTAATAGAATCATAGATGGCATTTCCGTGCGTTCTACACAAAGCACAGAAAACTTGTTCAAATCAGTTAGAAAATTCACTGAATCAACCGTCGATAGTTTAAATTCTTGGGCTGATCAAAAATATCATCAGTATAATAAAACCGAAAGATCGGTAACAGATACCGTGAGCTCATTACATAGCAAATCAGAAGATCTTTTACCAAATTCATTATATATTCTTGTTGCTGTTTTATCTGGTACGATAGCTGGAAGAACTCGTGGGGTTGTAGCAAAAATTACCTTGCCAACTGTTTTTGGATTGACTgctttcaaatattttttgcCTCAAACATTTAATAACACTGCTGGATTCTTTtggaaattagaaaaagaaaatgccCCTCAAATAGCCGCTCAACAAGAATCTGCTTACAATAGTGCTGTGGGTTTGGTTCATTCAATCGAGGAGACTACTGAAAGTGGGAAAAAGAGTATCGAAAATGGTActaaatcattgaaaaaatcaattgccAATATTACTGGTTTGAATCTTGATGAGGAAGTGTCCAAGAAATAA
- the RSM22 gene encoding mitochondrial 37S ribosomal protein RSM22 (Predicted mitochondrial small ribosomal subunit; rat catheter and Spider biofilm induced) translates to MYRRSLILRHSNLPSRCINIIRNYSNSQPSDNKYKDYDFIIEENRSPQDIVKNYLSPEQIEGHIESEGVLPPQEMSPFRNPDGTFIKGKNSAEARLDDRTLEGKIDHSITELPHRIAKTIQNNIIKLSIPARLRTRVAHIYQNLQKNQIQQAPSTPLDCNAHIAALFLQDYSHAKQVLSELQRRVGKDKFKPQRILDIGYGPATGIVALNEIMGNKWVPEEKEAYIVGRKNNEMKKRAKIILSRQLNENYSGKELNLDENVVQKDQRPVQEEEDYVEEEEENSSEENDYVGHIDVKRLHIRTKLRDTLPVTKNYDLIIIHSSLLSKEFNFPKDVDDNIHMVLPLLAPGGHLVLIERGNSVGFETIARARQIMIRPESYPQELGKIPRPYIKGSKGKPQKMKKEDQFITQEDVEFEKELLAKLDYQEALEKARELGEDFEKELNEKFGAVSEEELKFENEDSEELEVFDVNTPREDMYDKVDYHLSVIAPCPHHRKCPLQLGDPKYYKIPDHRHRLNFCSFSKIVARPPYVIELKKGKKLAIRWDKSAEDGIGSISRNAVKRLAGSGRPGGRDTEVGSYSYLIVERSANDLETIKKIEDLRSYSDNVIDENDITNWPRIIATPNKLKRNVKLTVCSTEGNVETWQVPKSLGKQTYHDARKSQLGDSWALGRKTRTIKNQIPEAVKDKLDVLYKTSKKTFKKEQQRKRWKKKVGTSVEEFEDGFFATEVMASQLESSKKYKQQARQAQFEEDPSKFDGN, encoded by the coding sequence ATGTACAGACGTAGCCTAATACTAAGGCATTCAAATTTACCATCTCGATGTATAAACATTATTAGAAACTATAGTAATTCACAACCATCAGATAATAAGTACAAGGATTATGATTTTAtaatagaagaaaataGATCGCCACAAGATATCGTGAAGAATTATTTATCACCAGAACAAATTGAAGGGCACATTGAATCAGAAGGGGTATTACCACCACAGGAAATGTCTCCTTTTAGAAATCCTGATGGAACTTTTATCAAGGGGAAAAATTCTGCTGAGGCAAGATTAGATGATCGTACATTAGAAGGTAAAATAGACCATTCAATCACAGAATTACCCCATCGTATAGCCAAAACTatacaaaataatataatcaaattatctATCCCAGCAAGATTACGTACTCGAGTTGCCCACatatatcaaaatttacaaaaaaatcaaattcaacaagCTCCATCAACACCTTTGGATTGTAATGCTCATATTGCCGCGTTATTCTTACAAGATTATAGTCATGCAAAGCAAGTATTATCGGAATTACAAAGACGAGTTGGCAAAGATAAATTTAAACCACAAAGGATTTTAGATATTGGATATGGTCCAGCTACTGGTATTGTAGctttaaatgaaattatgGGGAATAAATGGGTGcctgaagaaaaagaagcaTATATTGTTGGtagaaaaaataatgaaatgaagaaaagggcaaaaattattttatcaagacaattgaatgaaaattatTCAGGTAAGGAATTAAATCTTGATGAGAATGTTGTACAGAAAGATCAACGTCCAGTGcaagaagaggaagactatgttgaagaagaagaagagaatAGCtcagaagaaaatgattatGTGGGTCATATTGATGTTAAAAGACTTCATATTCGTACAAAATTGAGAGACACTTTACCAGTAACTAAGAAttatgatttgattatcaTTCATTCTTCATTGTTATCAaaagaatttaattttcCTAAAGATGTTGATGACAATATTCATATGGTGTTGCCATTATTGGCACCTGGTGGTCATTTAGTGTTGATCGAACGTGGTAACTCTGTAGGTTTTGAAACTATTGCCCGTGCTAGACAGATTATGATTAGACCAGAATCTTATCCACAAGAGTTGGGTAAAATTCCTCGACCATATATTAAAGGTTCTAAAGGTAAACCacagaaaatgaaaaaagaagatcAGTTTATTACTCAAGAAgatgttgaatttgaaaaagagtTATTAGCTAAATTAGATTATCAAGAGGCATTGGAGAAAGCTCGTGAATTGGGTGAAGATTTCGAGAaggaattgaatgaaaaatttggtgCTGTatctgaagaagaattgaaatttgaaaacgAAGATTCTGAAGAGCTTGAAGTGTTTGATGTTAATACTCCACGTGAAGATATGTATGATAAAGTGGATTATCATTTATCAGTGATTGCACCATGTCCACACCATCGTAAATGCCCATTACAACTTGGAGACCCTAAATATTACAAGATTCCTGATCATAGACATCGATTGAatttttgttcattttccaaaattgttGCTCGACCACCATATGTtatagaattgaaaaagggGAAAAAATTAGCTATTCGTTGGGATAAATCAGCTGAAGATGGAATTGGCTCCATTTCCAGAAACGCTGTAAAACGTTTAGCTGGAAGTGGTAGACCTGGGGGGCGTGATACTGAAGTGGGGTCGTATTcttatttgattgttgaaagAAGTGCCAATGATTTGGAAAcgattaaaaaaattgaagatcTCAGATCATATAGTGATAAtgtaattgatgaaaatgatatcACTAATTGGCCACGTATAATTGCCACAccaaacaaattgaaaagaaatgttAAATTGACTGTTTGTTCAACTGAAGGTAACGTTGAAACTTGGCAAGTACCAAAATCATTGGGGAAACAAACCTATCATGACGCTAGAAAAAGTCAATTGGGAGATTCTTGGGCATTAGGTAGGAAAACCAGAACTattaaaaatcaaattccaGAAGCTGTGAAAGATAAATTGGATGTATTATACAAAACTTCTAAAAAGACATTTAAAAAggaacaacaaagaaaacgttggaagaaaaaagttGGTACTAGTGTTGAAGAGTTTGAAGATGGGTTTTTCGCTACTGAAGTTATGGCATCTCAATTGGAACTGTCTaagaaatataaacaacaaGCTAGACAAGCACAATTCGAAGAGGATCCAAGTAAATTTGATGGTAATTAG
- the RPS27A gene encoding 40S ribosomal protein eS27 (Ribosomal protein S27; rat catheter and Spider biofilm induced), which produces MVLVQDLLHPNPITENEKNKLKKLVQEPNSFFLDIKCPSCFNIKTIFSHAQTAITCDKCSTLLSSPTGGKAKLVDGSSFRRK; this is translated from the coding sequence ATGGTTTTAGTTCAAGATTTATTACATCCAAATCCAATTactgaaaatgaaaagaataaattaaaaaaattggttcaagaaccaaattcatttttccTCGATATTAAATGTCCAAGTTgtttcaatataaaaacTATTTTCAGTCATGCTCAAACAGCAATCACTTGTGATAAATGTTCTACTTTATTATCTAGTCCTACTGGTGGTAAGGCTAAATTGGTTGATGGTTCTTCATTTAGAAGAAAGTAG
- a CDS encoding uncharacterized protein (Protein of unknown function; induced by Sfu1; Spider biofilm induced): MNSSATTTSTIANPPSLNSGVYSHISSEKMSQTSNKSPSPPQLFPQMQKLSQSNQSQDVLFKIFTYTIIILPTLTSILFPIKTTMPPSEHAGNLIIDLLTVLLLSLVVKHTIEWPYNWLRQLQKTKVMLLQDMNRENTDKTILLVRKIYTFEIIALISCLVSCIFSSILLIWTRQYTIIDQKRKKVVFNNVNIALLQFWSLFRVIITFTDSLQQSSMHTNHLSWETPQLKNWYQDLSHYFLPNASNQILLDHLQQHNRQFDQLKMDLISLQNELEEKKSLSNDSRESSFTPFPLNMSPTLLSPNPSVNLSPTNSRNYVSFPFKAPPSSESPVSSPPVPKRKSSTMKSSSKKSQLNTIIEEDDSTLYDSKENTFTNFDEIIPGIGITTRPPTLLDEIRSMVTSVRREVSFLDIIKHPNAVCNLLLKEFAPLLNHNFELGEYDIVRIVATEIFNNYLHKLVHDIREELGKYWNYPLYFVKKAVIFFALRLPIYAISLYFRVSFYVPWVLFRMLVLEPIVQIGNLMLMVFKFALLTITTMTPKLTMSAPVSTSSPFPSPLSTPSSYSSSLSSSLPPSPKTSEKSSKIITKKSQKKSSHSNQKKSVVVPRVAKETVTSKFAMKPFHLSPILADSMTFENGVNNNYNNNNNNHTRSRKKINLQSIDTIPEEPNTISGGKKHGRFYKYSNSLALYDD, encoded by the coding sequence ATGAATTCATCTGCCACTACAACTTCTACAATTGCTAATCCACCTTCACTCAATAGTGGTGTGTATTCTCATATTTCTTCTGAAAAAATGCTGCAAACATCCAATAAATCTCCGTCACCACCCCAATTGTTTCCTCAAATGCAAAAACTATcacaatcaaatcaatctCAAGATGTCTTGTTCAAAATATTCACCTATACCATTATTATACTCCCCACGTTAACTTCAATATTATTCCCCATCAAGACAACTATGCCACCTAGCGAACATGCAGGGAATCTTATTATAGATTTATTGACGGTACTATTGCTAAGCTTAGTAGTCAAACATACAATTGAATGGCCCTATAATTGGTTGAGACAACTACAAAAGACAAAAGTAATGTTATTGCAAGATATGAATCGAGAAAATACCGATAAAACTATTTTATTGGTACGGAAGATTTACACTTTTGAAATAATAGCATTGATTTCATGTTTGGTGTCTTGTATTTTTagttcaattttattaatatgGACGAGACAGTATACtataattgatcaaaaaagaaagaaagtagttttcaataatgtgAATATTGCCTTGTTGCAATTTTGGTCACTTTTTAGAGTGATTATTACTTTCACTGACAGTCTCCAACAATCATCGATGCATACAAATCATCTAAGTTGGGAAACTccacaattgaaaaattggtatCAAGATTTGTctcattattttttacCAAATGCTAGTAATCAAATACTATTGGATCATTTGCAACAACACAATCGacaatttgatcaattgaaaatggatTTAATTTCGTTACAAAACgaattagaagaaaagaagagtCTTAGTAATGATTCTCGAGAAAGCTCATTTACACCATTCCCGTTGAATATGTCACCCACTTTGTTATCACCAAATCCTTCTGTCAATTTATCACCCACTAATAGTCGCAATTATGTATCGTTCCCATTCAAAGCTCCACCTTCTTCAGAACTGCCAGTCTCTTCACCTCCAGTACCAAAACGTAAATCATCTACTATGAAGTCATCATCGAAAAAATCTCAATTAAATACGATAATCGAGGAAGATGATTCAACATTATATGACTCCAAAGAAAATACATTTacaaattttgatgaaattattcCTGGAATTGGTATAACTACAAGACCGCCGACTTTACTTGATGAGATCAGAAGTATGGTGACTTCGGTTAGACGAGAAGTGTCTTTTCTTGACATTATTAAACACCCTAATGCTGTCTGTAACTTgttattaaaagaatttgcACCTTTGTTGAATcataattttgaattagGTGAATATGATATTGTTAGAATAGTGGCTACTGAAATTTTTAACAATTATTTACATAAACTTGTTCATGATATAAGAGAAGAGCTTGGGAAATATTGGAATTATCCATTGTACTTTGTAAAGAAAGCGGTTATATTTTTTGCATTAAGACTACCAATTTATGCTATACTGTTATATTTTAGAGTACTGTTTTATGTACCTTGGGTTTTGTTCCGAATGCTTGTATTAGAACCAATTGTGCAAATAGGTAATTTAATGTTGATGGTTTTTAAATTTGCCTTATTAACAATAACTACCATGACTCCTAAACTTACTATGAGTGCTCCAGTACTGACTTCTTCTCCATTTCCATCACCATTGCTGACTCCATCATCttattcatcttcattgtCATCTTCCTTACCACCATCACCGAAAACATCAGAGAAATCATctaaaattattacaaaaaaatctcAAAAGAAACTGTCACATTCGAATCAGAAAAAACTGGTTGTAGTGCCCAGAGTTGCAAAGGAGACAGTGACTTCCAAATTTGCTATGAAACCTTTCCATCTATCACCTATTTTGGCTGACCTGATGACCTTTGAAAATGGTGTCAAtaacaactacaacaacaataataataatcacaCTAGatcaagaaagaaaatcaatttgcAATCGATTGATACAATACCAGAAGAGCCCAATACCATTAGCGGTGGGAAAAAACATGGGCGATTCTACAAGTATTCAAACAGTCTTGCTTTATACGACGATTAG
- the SSH1 gene encoding Ssh1p (Protein with a role in protein translocation across membranes) — MSGFRLLDLVKFFLPILPEIEYPFEKVSFDEKIVFTVGSAIIFLFGQLPIYGLIPNAQFYLLDPFSNFRSIFAMNKGTLLELGLLPIITSAFIWQIAAGLRLINVNFKLRIDRELFQTGQKLTSFIFSLIFAIGLIYSGYYDNAIRGYNPLQDGIPYGSYALILLQITAWSWIVTLLVEIFDKGYSFGSGILCFLAIQSSTNFIANLLGLENFPVVNSNKFESYGALMNLIKNFSIFNPKQTVYQIWHSFFRIQLPNLTQFYISLASILIVVALQNFRIELPIRSTKVRGMNNVFPIRLLYTGGLPVLFAFTVVANIQVVGYLIHSVLSKLGTSPIVISIIGNYVYNPSSNELDLNSGILNYFTSSSSLVESIISPIKTTVYSITIIVLAVWFANKWSYISGSSPKDISKQFKDQGISLAGKRDISITKELSRVIPVASVSGAFILSVVALIGDFFGGLGYGVASIIGVTASFAVLEEFMTEYQQNGGGQFSNALASFQ, encoded by the exons atGAGTGGTT TCCGTCTTCTTGATTTGGTAAAGTTCTTCTTACCAATCTTACCTGAGATTGAATATCCATTTGAAAAAGtatcatttgatgaaaaaatagTTTTCACAGTGGGTTCTgccattatttttttatttggacAATTACCAATTTATGGATTAATACCTAATGctcaattttatttattagatccattttctaattttaGATCAATTTTTGCCATGAATAAAGGTACTTTATTAGAATTGGGTTTATTACCGATCATTACTTCAGCATTTATTTGGCAAATTGCTGCTGGATTAAGATTAATTAAtgttaatttcaaattaagAATTGATCGTGAATTATTTCAAACTGGTCAAAAATTAActagttttattttcagTCTTATTTTCGCTATTGGATTGATTTATTCAGGATATTATGATAATGCCATTAGAGGTTATAATCCATTACAAGATGGTATTCCTTATGGATCTTATgctttgattttattacaAATTACTGCTTGGTCATGGATTGTCACTTTATTGGTAGAAATCTTTGATAAAGGTTATAGTTTTGGATCAGGAATTTTATGTTTCCTTGCTATTCAATCATCAACTAATTTCATTGCTAATTTATTAGGATTAGAAAATTTCCCGGTGgttaattcaaataaatttgaaagttATGGAGCCTTGATGaatttaatcaaaaatttttcaattttcaatccAAAACAAACtgtttatcaaatttggCATTCTTTCTTTAGAATTCAATTACCTAATTTAACtcaattttatatttctttggcatcaattttgattgttgttgctttACAAAATTTCCGCATTGAATTACCAATTAGATCAACTAAAGTTAGAGGTATGAATAATGTTTTTCCAATTAGATTATTATACACTGGTGGATTACCTGTTTTGTTTGCCTTTACTGTGGTTGCCAATATTCAAGTCGTTGgttatttgattcattcaGTATTATCGAAACTTGGTACTTCTCCAATTGTTATTTCTATCATTGGCAATTATGTTTATAATCCATCTTCAAATGAATTAGACTTAAATTCAGgtattttgaattattttactagttcatcttcattagtTGAATCCATTATTTCACCAATTAAAACTACAGTTTATTCAATCacaattattgttttagCAGTTTGGTTTGCTAATAAATGGAGTTATATTTCTGGCAGTTCACCAAAAGATATTTCCAAACAATTCAAAGATCAAGGTATTTCTCTCGCTGGTAAAAGAGATATTTCTATCACCAAAGAATTATCAAGAGTCATTCCAGTTGCCTCAGTTAGTGGTGCTTTTATTTTGAGTGTTGTTGCCTTAattggtgatttttttggtggatTAGGTTATGGTGTTGCTAGTATCATTGGTGTAACAGCTTCTTTTGCTGTTTTAGAAGAATTCATGACtgaatatcaacaaaatggTGGTGGTCAATTCAGTAATGCCCTTGCTTCATTCCAATAA
- a CDS encoding uncharacterized protein (Protein similar to GTPase regulators; induced in low iron; transcript activated by Mnl1 under weak acid stress; Hap43-, Sfu1- and Sef1-regulated; flow model biofilm induced, Spider biofilm induced) — MSINPNLKLFKLINNRKNNNNSTDTMNSQQQQKSQQQSQQQHQHQQKNKYNSFDATSSILSDYDDLEVIDDDQSSYVLFNPKSLASSSRGKQKSQHHDSDILSFTNTSNTNDEYQSDTEKEEEDSEIEEEEEEEDEAQEDDRVSIDDEHNDTEVLNRDRLSHKINSWYTANVVSSSHHQSLIDERIASWELDEEANILESSQESSKSLEESKSILREFYGDDLFKYLNQDEIAKVKKFHKMVDIKNYLLDKTNKNNNSLLDQLLYKVLLFKEKKHNDTTFHRQYNIGTTDYINYLTKDVPSYSPAFVAPSTISDTTTGGSSLIMCGGVGFGGSASWNDI; from the coding sequence ATGTCAATAAATCCCAACTTGAAACTATTcaaattaataaacaataggaaaaacaacaacaactcaaCTGATACAATGAATAgtcaacaacagcaaaaatcacaacaacagctgcagcaacagcatcaacaccaacagAAGAACAAATACAATTCTTTTGATGCAACTTCAAGTATATTATCCGATTATGATGATTTGGAAGTAATCGATGATGATCAGTCACTGTATGTTTTATTTAATCCCAAATCATTAGCACTGTCTTCAAGAGGGAAACAAAAGAGCCAACATCATGATTCAGATATTCTTTCCTTTACTAATACTTCCAACACCAATGACGAGTACCAATCAGACACTGaaaaagaggaagaagataGTGagattgaagaagaagaagaggaggaggatGAAGCGCAAGAAGACGACAGAGTTtctattgatgatgaacaTAACGATACTGAGGTTTTAAACAGAGATAGGTTGTCTcataaaataaatagtTGGTATACCGCCAACGTTGTAAGTTCAAGTCATCATCAACTGTTAATTGACGAGAGAATTGCTAGTTGGGAATTAGATGAAGAAGCAAATATTTTGGAAAGTAGTCAAGAGTCGCTGAAACTGTTGGAAGAAAGCAAATCTATATTAAGAGAGTTTTATGGTGATGATTTGTTCAAGTATTTGAATCAAGATGAAATTGCCAAAGTCAAAAAGTTCCATAAAATGGTTGatatcaagaattatttattagataagacaaacaagaataataattctttattgGATCAATTACTTTAtaaagtattattattcaaagagaaaaagcACAATGATACAACTTTCCATCGACAATATAATATTGGTACTACTgattatatcaattatttaacAAAAGATGTTCCCTCCTATAGTCCAGCATTTGTTGcaccatcaacaatatcagATACAACAACTGGAGGGTCATCTTTAATCATGTgtggtggtgttggttTTGGTGGGTCTGCTTCTTGGAATGACATATGA
- the RIB4 gene encoding lumazine synthase (Lumazine synthase (6,7-dimethyl-8-ribityllumazine synthase, DMRL synthase); catalyzes the penultimate step in the synthesis of riboflavin; Hap43-induced; rat catheter and Spider biofilm repressed), with protein sequence MTKTDNQEKPNYKYLTNCVPFKNRTTSKPQSQNYTNINTQLKMAVKGLGEVDQKYDGSKLRIGILHARWNRKIIDALVAGAVKRLQEFGVKEENIIIETVPGSFELPYGSKLFVEKQKRLGKPLDAIIPIGVLIKGSTMHFEYICDSTTHQLMKLNFELGIPVIFGVLTCLTDEQAEARAGLIEGKMHNHGEDWGAAAVEMATKFN encoded by the exons atgaCCAAAACTGATAATCAGGAAAAACCCAACTATAAATACCTAACTAATTGTGTTCCGTTCAAAAATCGAACTACCTCAAAACCACAATCACAAAATTatacaaatataaatactcaattgaaaatggcTGTTAAAGGTTTAGGAGAAGTTGATCAAAAATACGATG GTTCCAAATTAAGAATTGGTATTCTTCATGCCAGATGGAATAGAAAAATCATTGACGCATTGGTGGCAGGAGCCGTCAAGAGATTGCAAGAATTTGGtgttaaagaagaaaatattattattgaaactGTTCCTGGTTCATTTGAATTACCATATGGTTctaaattatttgttgaaaaacaaaaaagattaGGTAAACCATTAGACGCCATTATTCCAATTGGAGTTTTAATCAAAGGTTCAACCATGcattttgaatatatttGTGATTCAACCACACaccaattgatgaaattgaactTTGAATTAGGCATTCCTGTTATTTTTGGTGTCTTGACTTGTTTGACTGATGAACAAGCTGAAGCTAGAGCTGGTTTGATTGAAGGCAAAATGCACAACCATGGTGAAGATTGGGGTGCTGCTGCTGTCGAAATGGCCactaaattcaattaa